A stretch of Anaeromyxobacter dehalogenans 2CP-1 DNA encodes these proteins:
- a CDS encoding cytochrome c3 family protein, protein MPVAPLAAFLALALAATPQPPAEGARVASVPEAAGGVVITALPPPPSKVVRTTKTYGTVTLDHAAHLARKISCKSCHGNGAVTKIVFTPRQAHETCRSCHVQIAKGPTDCRGCHVVPVKEPPVVAEAAPAPKAGAVIRAGEARPVMTLPPSAGAPAAVAVTRSGTAAPLVQVPAGEGDAAPALAPFVRTLEAGLSVLGGTGQDLVAGPSVRLTSHYDRALLAHSLDWVGGRDRGHVLFMVGGGAELPVHERVSLQLLGIGGVDAAGSTVVLMPALGARVGLAWRRAVPWMDTLTFSFSGVSDLVRRRDDLGAREGGAMFAFSVTSGYRLERFAR, encoded by the coding sequence ATGCCCGTGGCGCCGCTCGCAGCGTTCCTGGCGTTGGCGCTCGCCGCGACGCCCCAGCCTCCCGCCGAGGGCGCGCGGGTGGCGTCGGTGCCGGAGGCGGCCGGCGGCGTCGTGATCACCGCGCTCCCGCCGCCGCCCTCGAAGGTGGTCCGCACCACCAAGACCTACGGCACGGTGACGCTCGACCACGCCGCGCACCTCGCCCGGAAGATCTCCTGCAAGTCCTGCCACGGGAACGGCGCGGTCACCAAGATCGTGTTCACCCCCAGGCAAGCGCACGAGACCTGCCGCAGCTGCCACGTGCAGATCGCGAAGGGGCCGACCGACTGCCGCGGCTGCCACGTGGTGCCCGTCAAGGAGCCGCCGGTGGTGGCCGAGGCGGCCCCCGCGCCCAAGGCCGGCGCGGTGATCCGGGCCGGCGAGGCGCGCCCGGTCATGACGCTGCCCCCCTCCGCCGGCGCACCGGCCGCCGTCGCGGTCACGCGCTCCGGGACGGCGGCGCCGCTGGTCCAGGTTCCCGCGGGCGAGGGCGACGCGGCCCCGGCGCTGGCGCCGTTCGTTCGCACGCTGGAGGCCGGCCTCTCCGTCCTCGGCGGCACGGGCCAGGACCTCGTGGCCGGCCCGTCCGTCCGGCTCACCTCGCATTACGACCGCGCGCTCCTCGCGCACAGCCTGGACTGGGTGGGCGGGCGCGACCGGGGCCACGTGCTCTTCATGGTGGGCGGCGGCGCCGAGCTCCCGGTGCACGAGCGCGTCTCGCTCCAGCTCCTCGGCATCGGCGGCGTGGACGCCGCCGGCAGCACCGTCGTGCTCATGCCCGCCCTGGGCGCGCGGGTCGGCCTGGCGTGGCGGCGCGCCGTCCCGTGGATGGACACGCTCACGTTCTCGTTCTCCGGCGTGTCGGATCTGGTGCGCCGCCGCGACGACCTCGGCGCGCGCGAGGGCGGGGCGATGTTCGCCTTCAGCGTGACCTCCGGCTATCGCCTGGAGCGGTTCGCGCGGTAG
- a CDS encoding PxKF domain-containing protein, with product MAAVGVVLASAGAVALDVGPELVLAGSALAPYSDALTPGHATSGYRGRIAVAATPAGYAVAWSGADGAIHAVALGRYGEPLGVAPVRVGENGHSPSISCASDSCLVVWRARDGSTDAFGNVRAAIFGARLSHGMQLLDASPIRIAVYPEPAAEPARDRIWQPIGAQSDTDGASYYVTYISLFDAPGCYTLWGRTLTSAGTLGAPSMLDQECDWGYPLEWAGVYDGDYFVALQWWDEMPRARWPTTVLAYSTGRRFMNWDQPSPWWPIEVASGGPSTLVLFNSYDYELHDDVASLTRNTLRAAWVGDQPVQFTADNTALLQAEPPAASAGGYPVVGAFDGQQYLAVWWTRRAYQPADVLGALLPVELDPAVGAQPLFSSVSVEPALASAENGTALLLYAAPSAADPAVDEVRGRVVFTDSAPPIVTVPASIAAIASSAGGATISFAATAHDDHAGILQPTCSRPSGSMFPPGTTHVTCTAVDPAGNAGFASFDVTVTFQWSGVRPPVRPDGASVFRAGRTVPVKFRLAGASAGISDLQARLFVSRMTAVLGRAEEEASSTRAATVGNLFRFDGEQYVFNLKVASGTWRVTIDLGDGVDRSVLVSATE from the coding sequence TTGGCGGCAGTCGGCGTCGTCCTCGCCTCCGCGGGCGCAGTCGCGCTCGACGTGGGGCCGGAGCTCGTCCTCGCGGGCAGCGCCCTGGCGCCCTACAGCGACGCGCTCACGCCAGGCCACGCGACCAGCGGCTATCGCGGCCGGATCGCGGTGGCGGCGACGCCGGCCGGCTACGCCGTCGCGTGGAGCGGTGCCGACGGCGCCATCCACGCCGTGGCGCTCGGCCGGTACGGCGAGCCGCTCGGGGTCGCCCCGGTCCGCGTCGGGGAGAACGGGCACTCACCTTCGATCTCGTGCGCGAGCGACAGCTGCCTCGTGGTCTGGAGGGCGCGAGACGGGTCCACCGATGCCTTCGGGAACGTCCGCGCGGCCATCTTCGGCGCGCGCCTCTCGCACGGGATGCAGCTGCTCGACGCGTCGCCCATCCGGATCGCGGTCTATCCCGAGCCGGCAGCCGAGCCGGCGCGCGATCGGATCTGGCAACCGATCGGCGCGCAATCGGACACCGACGGCGCGAGCTACTACGTGACCTACATCTCGCTGTTCGACGCGCCCGGTTGCTACACGCTCTGGGGGCGCACGCTCACGAGCGCCGGGACGCTGGGCGCGCCGAGCATGCTGGACCAGGAGTGCGACTGGGGTTACCCGCTCGAGTGGGCGGGCGTCTACGACGGCGACTACTTCGTCGCGCTGCAGTGGTGGGACGAGATGCCTCGCGCCCGGTGGCCGACCACGGTGCTCGCCTACTCCACCGGTCGACGGTTCATGAACTGGGACCAGCCGAGCCCCTGGTGGCCGATCGAGGTCGCGTCGGGCGGACCGTCGACCCTCGTCCTGTTCAACTCGTACGACTACGAGCTCCACGATGACGTGGCCTCGCTGACGCGGAACACGCTGCGGGCGGCCTGGGTGGGCGACCAGCCCGTACAGTTCACCGCAGACAACACCGCCCTGCTCCAGGCCGAGCCGCCGGCGGCCTCCGCCGGCGGGTACCCGGTCGTCGGGGCCTTCGACGGCCAGCAGTACCTTGCCGTCTGGTGGACCCGACGCGCATACCAGCCCGCGGACGTCCTCGGGGCCCTGCTCCCCGTCGAGCTCGACCCAGCGGTCGGTGCACAGCCCCTGTTCTCGTCGGTGAGCGTCGAGCCCGCGCTCGCCTCCGCGGAGAACGGGACCGCCCTGCTGCTGTACGCCGCGCCATCCGCGGCGGATCCTGCCGTGGACGAGGTCAGGGGGCGCGTCGTGTTCACCGACTCGGCGCCGCCCATCGTCACCGTGCCGGCGTCGATCGCGGCCATCGCGAGCTCCGCGGGCGGCGCCACGATCTCCTTCGCCGCGACGGCCCACGACGACCACGCAGGGATCCTGCAACCGACGTGCTCCCGCCCGTCCGGCTCGATGTTCCCACCGGGCACCACGCACGTGACGTGCACCGCGGTGGACCCAGCCGGCAACGCGGGGTTCGCGTCGTTCGACGTGACCGTGACGTTCCAGTGGAGCGGCGTGCGACCACCGGTGCGCCCCGACGGTGCGTCGGTGTTCAGGGCAGGCCGGACCGTCCCGGTCAAGTTCCGGCTCGCGGGCGCGAGCGCCGGGATCAGCGATCTCCAGGCACGGCTGTTCGTGTCGCGGATGACGGCCGTGCTCGGGCGCGCCGAGGAGGAGGCTTCCTCCACGCGCGCGGCGACTGTCGGCAACCTCTTCCGCTTCGACGGCGAGCAGTACGTCTTCAACCTGAAGGTCGCGAGCGGAACCTGGCGGGTGACCATCGACCTCGGGGACGGGGTCGACCGCAGCGTCCTGGTGTCGGCCACCGAGTGA
- a CDS encoding HAD-IG family 5'-nucleotidase, with product MDLPRTDVPAAGPKGRAYESPDVRALLAEPHGTHREVPRARQVFVNRNLRMNRIDAVGFDMDYTLAIYHLRQLETLAFQMTLARMISVMGYPPALGALQYDPEFVIRGLVVDKLHGNIFKMDRHNHVGRCYHGRRELPFDELKRLYRDEKIHLSLPRFAWIDTLFALPEACLFALVIELLEGLGRTVDYARLYDDIREAIDTVHRDGTLKAEVKKELPRYLVKDAELGPALHKLRSGGKKLFVLTNSLWDYTDAVMSYVLDGVLPEYPSWRNYFDAVITGAAKPAFFAERRPLYEVGPGGELAEGPAALERGRFYQGGDLPTLERLLGIGGDRILYVGDHIYGDILRSKKSSLWRTCMIVQELEDELAWLERNQAPLAELSRLEDLRVRVEDELALHRAALNQLDRRIDREAPTPEERDRLEQERRRDKAELEALRRAQRDANARIEELQLGVEGGFNRYWGLTFKEGNENSRFGEQIEDYACLYTSRVSNFVFYSPMQYFRSPRAAMPHERAALARISPWGDEHGAPVAGDRPSKASKASR from the coding sequence ATGGATCTTCCTCGCACCGACGTACCCGCCGCCGGCCCGAAGGGCCGTGCCTACGAGAGCCCCGACGTCCGCGCCCTGCTGGCGGAGCCGCACGGCACCCACCGCGAGGTCCCCCGCGCGCGGCAGGTGTTCGTCAACCGCAACCTGCGGATGAACCGCATCGACGCCGTCGGCTTCGACATGGACTACACGCTGGCGATCTACCACCTGCGCCAGCTCGAGACGCTCGCGTTCCAGATGACGCTGGCGCGGATGATCTCGGTGATGGGCTATCCGCCCGCGCTCGGGGCGCTCCAATACGATCCCGAGTTCGTGATCCGCGGCCTGGTGGTGGACAAGCTCCACGGCAACATCTTCAAGATGGACCGGCACAACCACGTCGGCCGCTGCTACCACGGGCGCCGGGAGCTGCCGTTCGACGAGCTGAAGCGGCTGTACCGCGACGAGAAGATCCACCTCTCGCTGCCGCGCTTCGCCTGGATCGACACGCTGTTCGCGCTGCCCGAGGCCTGCCTGTTCGCGCTCGTGATCGAGCTGCTCGAGGGGCTCGGCCGGACGGTGGACTACGCCCGACTCTACGACGACATCCGCGAGGCGATCGACACCGTCCACCGCGACGGAACGCTCAAGGCCGAGGTGAAGAAGGAGCTGCCGCGGTACCTGGTGAAGGACGCGGAGCTCGGGCCCGCGCTCCACAAGCTGCGGTCCGGCGGCAAGAAGCTGTTCGTGCTCACGAACTCGCTCTGGGACTACACCGACGCGGTGATGTCCTACGTGCTCGACGGCGTGCTCCCCGAGTACCCGAGCTGGCGGAACTACTTCGACGCGGTGATCACCGGGGCGGCGAAGCCGGCGTTCTTCGCGGAGCGGCGGCCGCTGTACGAGGTCGGCCCCGGCGGAGAGCTGGCCGAGGGGCCCGCCGCGCTGGAGCGCGGTCGGTTCTACCAGGGCGGCGACCTCCCCACGCTGGAGCGGCTGCTCGGCATCGGCGGCGACCGGATCCTGTACGTGGGCGACCACATCTACGGGGACATCCTGCGGTCGAAGAAGAGCTCGCTCTGGCGCACCTGCATGATCGTGCAGGAGCTGGAGGACGAGCTGGCCTGGCTGGAGCGGAACCAGGCGCCGCTCGCGGAGCTCTCGCGCCTCGAGGACCTGCGCGTGCGGGTGGAGGACGAGCTCGCGCTGCACCGCGCCGCGCTGAACCAGCTCGACCGGCGCATCGATCGCGAGGCGCCCACGCCGGAGGAGCGCGACCGGCTGGAGCAGGAGCGCCGCCGCGACAAGGCGGAGCTCGAGGCGCTCCGGCGCGCGCAGCGCGACGCGAACGCGCGCATCGAGGAGCTGCAGCTCGGCGTCGAGGGAGGCTTCAACCGGTACTGGGGGCTCACGTTCAAGGAGGGGAACGAGAACTCCCGCTTCGGCGAGCAGATCGAGGACTACGCCTGCCTCTACACCAGCCGCGTGTCGAACTTCGTCTTCTACTCGCCCATGCAGTACTTCCGCTCGCCGCGCGCCGCCATGCCGCACGAGCGCGCCGCGCTCGCCCGCATCTCGCCCTGGGGCGACGAGCACGGCGCCCCGGTGGCGGGCGACCGCCCGTCGAAGGCGTCGAAGGCCTCGCGCTGA
- a CDS encoding helix-turn-helix domain-containing protein — MATKTKTQRDPRREELRRLGERVREHRRGRGMTQEALAEALDLSVAYVSLIERGGRNPPYTTVVAIARALGIPATRIVAED; from the coding sequence ATGGCGACCAAGACGAAGACGCAGCGGGACCCCCGCCGCGAGGAGCTGCGCCGCCTCGGCGAGCGGGTGCGCGAGCACCGCCGCGGCCGCGGCATGACGCAGGAGGCGCTGGCCGAGGCGCTCGACCTCTCCGTCGCGTACGTGAGCCTGATCGAGCGCGGCGGGCGCAACCCGCCGTACACGACCGTGGTCGCGATCGCGCGCGCGCTGGGCATCCCCGCGACGCGCATCGTCGCGGAGGACTAG
- a CDS encoding M16 family metallopeptidase: MDGASGHGYVPRRMPSQPESPALLDLAQVRAHTLPNGLRVRVLPERSTPTVSYYTFFQVGSRNEQLGLTGISHLFEHMMFNGAARYGPKEFDRVLEARGGHSNAYTSNDVTAYYEDFAAEALETVVDLESDRMRSLRLTEDSLEQEREVVKEERRLRTENSIFGLMEEQLESLVFLSHPYRWPVIGWMEDIQRIAREDCEAFFRTYYAPSNAAVYVVGDVDPDDTLRLVERYYADIPAGPRPAPVPQGEPPQRGERRATVRYPAQAPALLAGWRGPAARSPDSAALDVLQVCLAVGESSRLRRRLVQELELAVSVSISWGWRIDPGVFLAFAELAPEVSVARAEKELWAELAKVAARGVTAAEVRRAKALLRSSVLHELATHHGVAHALGQAEALLGDWREAGRALEHYAAVGVRDVRRVAAEYLDPTRRSVVVLDPEVRR; the protein is encoded by the coding sequence ATGGACGGGGCGTCCGGCCACGGCTATGTTCCGCGCCGGATGCCCAGCCAACCCGAGTCGCCCGCCCTGCTCGACCTCGCGCAGGTCCGCGCGCACACCCTGCCGAACGGACTGCGGGTCCGCGTCCTGCCCGAGCGCAGCACCCCGACCGTCAGCTACTACACGTTCTTCCAGGTCGGCTCGCGCAACGAGCAGCTGGGCCTGACCGGCATCAGCCACCTGTTCGAGCACATGATGTTCAACGGCGCGGCGCGTTACGGCCCGAAGGAGTTCGACCGGGTCCTGGAGGCGCGCGGCGGGCACTCGAACGCCTACACGTCGAACGACGTGACCGCCTACTACGAGGACTTCGCCGCCGAGGCGCTGGAGACGGTGGTGGATCTCGAGTCGGATCGCATGCGCTCGCTCCGCCTCACCGAGGACTCGCTCGAGCAGGAGCGCGAGGTCGTGAAGGAGGAGCGCCGGCTCCGCACCGAGAACTCGATCTTCGGCCTGATGGAGGAGCAGCTCGAGTCGCTCGTGTTCCTGTCGCACCCGTACCGCTGGCCGGTGATCGGCTGGATGGAGGACATCCAGCGCATCGCCCGCGAGGACTGCGAGGCGTTCTTCCGGACGTACTACGCGCCCAGCAACGCGGCGGTGTACGTGGTCGGCGACGTGGACCCGGACGACACGCTGCGGCTGGTGGAGCGGTATTACGCCGACATCCCGGCCGGCCCGCGGCCCGCGCCCGTGCCCCAGGGCGAGCCGCCCCAGCGCGGCGAGCGTCGCGCCACCGTCCGCTATCCCGCGCAGGCGCCGGCGCTGCTGGCGGGGTGGCGCGGCCCGGCGGCGCGCAGCCCGGACTCCGCCGCCCTCGACGTGCTGCAGGTCTGCCTGGCGGTGGGCGAGTCGTCGCGCCTCCGCCGCCGGCTGGTGCAGGAGCTGGAACTGGCGGTGTCCGTCTCGATCAGCTGGGGCTGGCGCATCGACCCGGGGGTGTTCCTGGCGTTCGCCGAGCTCGCGCCGGAGGTGTCGGTGGCGAGGGCGGAGAAGGAGCTGTGGGCGGAGCTCGCCAAGGTGGCCGCGCGCGGGGTGACCGCCGCCGAGGTTCGCCGCGCGAAGGCGCTCCTGCGCAGCTCGGTGCTGCACGAGCTCGCCACCCACCACGGCGTGGCGCACGCGCTCGGCCAGGCGGAGGCGCTGCTGGGCGACTGGCGGGAGGCCGGCCGGGCGCTCGAGCACTACGCAGCGGTGGGCGTGCGGGACGTGCGACGCGTCGCGGCCGAGTACCTCGATCCGACCCGCCGCTCGGTGGTGGTGCTCGACCCGGAGGTGCGGCGGTGA
- a CDS encoding M16 family metallopeptidase: MSPSIALPPIRRETLPGGLRVIVAERKGIPLAAVRLVLRGGASLDPSGRSGLSHLVALAARRGTRRHTGEEIDLAIESIGAELGAGVDEDASYFGLSAPVEVLPRCLDVLAEMAGSPTFPAREVDRLRRREVAALAHDLDEPGVVADRAMLAAGYGSHPYARSAEGTVRSLGAVRRPDVAGFHQRYYRPSAAFLVVVGAVRADEVLALVRRRFAGWRAAERPLPPLPPTSAPRTAVVVVDKPDVTQSQVRIASEGFARRSPDYYPGMVASAVLGGGFTSRLMEAIRVNRGLSYGVRSRFATSAVGGLFFVSTFTKVETTAEIVQVTLDETARFCAEGPSAEELERTQSYLCGLFPLSLETHDQLAEKLADLELYGLDDSEVGEFRERVRAVTPDQCREVGRRYFPLERRVVVAVGPARAIARSLERFGPVKVIPARKMV; this comes from the coding sequence GTGAGCCCCTCGATCGCGCTGCCGCCCATCCGCCGCGAGACGCTGCCCGGCGGCCTGCGGGTGATCGTCGCCGAGCGCAAGGGCATCCCGCTCGCCGCGGTGCGCCTGGTGCTGCGCGGAGGCGCCTCGCTCGATCCGTCCGGGCGCTCCGGGCTGTCGCACCTGGTCGCGCTGGCCGCCCGGCGCGGCACGCGCCGGCACACCGGCGAGGAGATCGACCTCGCCATCGAGTCCATCGGCGCGGAGCTCGGCGCCGGCGTGGACGAGGACGCGTCCTACTTCGGCCTGTCGGCCCCGGTGGAGGTCCTGCCGCGCTGCCTCGACGTGCTCGCCGAGATGGCCGGGAGCCCGACGTTCCCCGCCCGCGAGGTGGACCGCCTGCGCCGCCGCGAGGTGGCCGCGCTCGCCCACGACCTCGACGAGCCCGGCGTGGTGGCGGACCGGGCCATGCTCGCCGCCGGCTACGGCTCGCACCCGTACGCGCGCTCCGCGGAGGGGACGGTGCGCTCCCTGGGCGCGGTCCGGCGGCCCGACGTGGCCGGCTTCCACCAGCGCTACTACCGGCCCTCGGCCGCGTTCCTGGTGGTGGTGGGAGCGGTCCGCGCCGACGAGGTGCTGGCGCTGGTGCGGCGCCGCTTCGCCGGGTGGCGCGCCGCGGAGCGCCCGCTGCCGCCGCTCCCCCCGACCAGCGCGCCGCGGACCGCGGTGGTGGTGGTGGACAAGCCGGACGTGACGCAGAGCCAGGTCCGGATCGCCTCGGAGGGGTTCGCGCGCCGGAGCCCGGACTACTACCCGGGCATGGTGGCGAGCGCGGTGCTCGGCGGCGGGTTCACCTCGCGGCTCATGGAGGCGATCCGCGTGAACCGCGGCCTCTCCTACGGCGTGCGCAGCCGCTTCGCCACCAGCGCCGTGGGCGGCCTGTTCTTCGTGTCCACCTTCACCAAGGTCGAGACCACCGCCGAGATCGTGCAGGTCACGCTCGACGAGACCGCGCGCTTCTGCGCCGAGGGCCCGTCGGCGGAGGAGCTGGAGCGGACCCAGAGCTACCTCTGCGGCCTGTTCCCGCTCTCGCTCGAGACGCACGACCAGCTCGCCGAGAAGCTCGCCGACCTGGAGCTGTACGGCCTCGACGACAGCGAGGTGGGCGAGTTCCGCGAGCGGGTGCGGGCGGTGACGCCCGACCAGTGCCGCGAGGTGGGGCGGCGCTACTTCCCGCTGGAGCGCCGGGTGGTGGTGGCGGTCGGCCCGGCGCGGGCCATCGCGCGGTCGCTGGAGCGGTTCGGCCCGGTGAAGGTGATCCCCGCCAGGAAGATGGTGTGA
- a CDS encoding RluA family pseudouridine synthase, which produces MTAGVAAPVTVLHEDAHLLAVDKPAGRLVIPGRDGGEPSLREELEARFGRLWVVHRLDRNTSGVLVLARTAAAHRTLNLAFDRGEPRKRYLALVRGVPPAEQRIEVAIAPGRKGRMRAAAPDDPRGKASATVVRRLDAFPRHPLGGGPLALVEALPETGRTHQIRVHLAAAGTPLAVDPAYGDAAPLLGPGGEAVLARTPLHAARLALRHPADGRELVLEAPLPADLAGTLALLRGAPGGA; this is translated from the coding sequence GTGACCGCGGGGGTCGCCGCGCCGGTGACGGTGCTCCACGAGGACGCGCACCTCCTCGCGGTGGACAAGCCGGCGGGGCGGCTGGTCATCCCGGGCCGCGACGGCGGTGAGCCGAGCCTGCGCGAGGAGCTGGAGGCGCGCTTCGGCCGGCTCTGGGTGGTGCACCGGCTCGACCGGAACACGAGCGGCGTGCTGGTGCTCGCGCGCACCGCCGCGGCGCACCGCACGCTCAACCTGGCGTTCGACCGGGGCGAGCCGCGCAAGCGCTACCTGGCGCTGGTGCGCGGCGTCCCTCCGGCGGAGCAGCGCATCGAGGTCGCCATCGCGCCCGGGCGCAAGGGGCGCATGCGCGCGGCCGCTCCGGACGATCCGCGCGGCAAGGCCTCCGCGACGGTGGTGCGGCGGCTCGACGCGTTCCCGCGGCACCCGCTCGGCGGCGGACCGCTGGCGCTGGTCGAGGCGCTCCCGGAGACCGGGCGCACCCACCAGATCCGCGTGCACCTCGCCGCGGCGGGCACGCCGCTCGCCGTCGATCCCGCCTACGGCGACGCGGCCCCGCTGCTCGGCCCCGGCGGCGAGGCGGTGCTCGCGCGCACGCCGCTCCACGCGGCGCGGCTGGCGCTGCGCCACCCCGCGGACGGGCGGGAGCTGGTGCTGGAGGCGCCGCTGCCCGCCGACCTGGCCGGGACGCTGGCGCTGCTGCGCGGGGCGCCGGGCGGCGCCTAG
- a CDS encoding MlaE family ABC transporter permease — protein MLSRLRDAFEDFGRMILFAGEIVAWAFRPPFRPDQILAQMAFIGAGSAFIVGVTGTFAGMVFGLQMNYALRQFAAEGYTGGSTAFALARELSPVFTALMVTGRAGSAITTELGTMRVTEQIDAMETMAVSPIQYLVVPRVVASILMFPVLTMLFNALGYGGAYVMGVFVSGIPEGPFIQHTREFLGPNDIFHGLGKAVLFGYIVAVITTWRGYAASGGARGVGEGTTRAVVASSVAILVADYAGTVLSVGT, from the coding sequence ATGCTCTCCCGCCTCAGGGACGCCTTCGAGGACTTCGGCCGGATGATCCTGTTCGCCGGCGAGATCGTCGCCTGGGCGTTCCGGCCGCCGTTCCGGCCCGACCAGATCCTGGCGCAGATGGCCTTCATCGGGGCCGGCTCCGCCTTCATCGTGGGGGTGACCGGCACGTTCGCCGGGATGGTGTTCGGCCTCCAGATGAACTACGCGCTCCGCCAGTTCGCCGCCGAGGGCTACACCGGCGGCTCGACGGCGTTCGCGCTGGCGCGGGAGCTCTCGCCGGTGTTCACCGCGCTCATGGTGACGGGCCGCGCCGGCAGCGCCATCACCACCGAGCTCGGCACCATGCGCGTCACCGAGCAGATCGACGCGATGGAGACCATGGCGGTCTCGCCCATCCAGTACCTGGTGGTCCCGCGGGTGGTCGCGTCCATCCTGATGTTCCCGGTGCTGACCATGCTGTTCAACGCGCTCGGGTACGGCGGCGCGTACGTGATGGGCGTGTTCGTCTCCGGGATCCCGGAGGGCCCGTTCATCCAGCACACCCGGGAGTTCCTGGGGCCGAACGACATCTTCCACGGGCTCGGGAAGGCGGTGCTGTTCGGCTACATCGTGGCGGTGATCACCACCTGGCGCGGCTACGCCGCGAGCGGCGGGGCGCGCGGGGTGGGAGAGGGGACCACGCGCGCGGTGGTGGCCAGCTCGGTCGCGATCCTGGTCGCCGACTACGCCGGGACCGTCCTGAGCGTGGGGACCTGA
- a CDS encoding ABC transporter ATP-binding protein, producing MIEVRDLWKSFGTNQVLKGITLDVPKGNTYVVLGGSGSGKTVLMKHVIGLLKPDRGTVRVGEHEISSLTGRELNEARRMFGMVFQGAALFDSMNVFDNVAFPLREKRRGTRLAASEVRKRVIEKLAVVDLGEEVLGRWPAELSGGMRKRVALARALVSDPQVVLYDEPTTGLDPITTNYVDEMIVHAKERLGITSMVISHDIASAFRVADRLAVLYDGHLAAEGTPAEVRQSKDPFVQRFLSTWFEKQ from the coding sequence GTGATCGAGGTCCGCGATCTCTGGAAGTCCTTCGGGACGAACCAGGTGCTGAAGGGCATCACGCTCGACGTGCCGAAGGGCAACACGTACGTGGTGCTGGGCGGCTCGGGCTCGGGCAAGACCGTGCTCATGAAGCACGTCATCGGCCTGCTGAAGCCGGACCGCGGCACGGTGCGCGTGGGCGAGCACGAGATCTCGAGCCTGACCGGCCGTGAGCTGAACGAGGCCCGCCGGATGTTCGGGATGGTGTTCCAGGGCGCCGCCCTGTTCGACTCGATGAACGTCTTCGACAACGTGGCGTTCCCGCTGCGCGAGAAGCGCCGCGGGACGCGGCTGGCGGCGAGCGAGGTGCGCAAGCGGGTCATCGAGAAGCTCGCGGTGGTGGACCTGGGCGAGGAGGTCCTCGGGCGCTGGCCGGCCGAGCTGTCCGGCGGCATGCGCAAGCGGGTCGCGCTGGCCCGGGCGCTGGTCTCCGACCCGCAGGTGGTGCTGTACGACGAGCCCACCACCGGCCTCGATCCCATCACCACGAACTACGTGGACGAGATGATCGTGCACGCCAAGGAGCGCCTCGGCATCACCAGCATGGTGATCTCGCACGACATCGCCAGCGCATTCCGGGTGGCCGACCGGCTGGCGGTGCTCTACGATGGACACCTCGCCGCGGAGGGGACGCCCGCGGAGGTCCGCCAGAGCAAGGATCCCTTCGTGCAGCGCTTCCTCTCCACCTGGTTCGAGAAGCAGTGA